In Alkalihalobacillus sp. TS-13, the following are encoded in one genomic region:
- a CDS encoding YpjP family protein — MPVWLRKTLVVLITVFTLGTVSPPPHLLADSDKSTSTESAENYIETKNITSPQIEKDPEPDFHTMPWKEIAATYEDTEDLQDAFVTYTVIQATEQTRQKFGERIESKRGEEFRSVILPKIEETITYLSSELDEEIMRNLMISDRPTKGKGEKIFHIKNASTGLDIFRLHVRRENPPGKGHWFSFHYHDARDHFASHHELGSIYWDRNTPPNWMS; from the coding sequence ATGCCTGTTTGGTTGAGGAAAACGCTTGTTGTCTTGATTACTGTATTCACACTTGGAACCGTTTCACCCCCTCCGCACCTTCTTGCGGATAGTGATAAAAGCACTAGTACGGAATCAGCAGAGAATTATATAGAAACAAAAAATATTACAAGTCCGCAAATAGAAAAAGATCCTGAACCTGATTTCCATACCATGCCATGGAAGGAGATCGCTGCTACATATGAAGACACGGAGGATCTTCAAGATGCATTCGTCACGTATACAGTCATCCAGGCAACAGAACAGACAAGACAGAAATTCGGTGAGCGTATCGAATCAAAACGGGGGGAAGAATTCCGTTCGGTTATTCTTCCGAAAATAGAAGAAACGATCACCTATTTAAGTTCTGAATTAGATGAGGAAATAATGAGAAACCTGATGATCAGCGATCGTCCTACAAAAGGGAAAGGCGAGAAGATTTTCCACATTAAAAATGCTTCAACAGGGTTGGATATCTTCAGACTCCATGTCCGCCGAGAAAATCCACCGGGTAAAGGCCACTGGTTTTCATTCCATTATCATGATGCTCGCGACCATTTTGCTTCTCACCATGAATTAGGAAGCATCTATTGGGACCGGAATACCCCTCCAAATTGGATGAGTTGA
- the rffA gene encoding dTDP-4-amino-4,6-dideoxygalactose transaminase — MIPFNKPCITGDEEAYIQQVIRNQKLSGKGEFGKKCTEWLENRLGCEKALLTPSCTHALEMTALLTDIQEGDEVIMPSYTFVSTANAFVLRGASIRFVDISADTMNIDPTMIKKAITEKTKAIVVVHYAGVACDMGEIMDIANSHDIWVIEDAAQALLSTYKGRPLGTIGHFGTFSFHETKNYTCGEGGALIINSANSIQHAEIIQEKGTDRSQFLKGMIDKYTWQDVGSSYLLSDLNAAYLYAQFENADSINEERLRYWEHYKEGLQPMADRNLISTPHVPEDCQHNAHMFYIKTAKSDDCDHLRAYLDDQGIMAVPHYVPLHPTNAGETYSEFYGEDKYTTSESEKILRLPLYYGMGDEAVAHVVERIHAYYEI; from the coding sequence ATGATTCCATTCAATAAACCATGTATAACTGGAGACGAAGAAGCTTATATCCAACAAGTAATACGCAATCAAAAGCTATCTGGAAAAGGAGAGTTTGGAAAAAAGTGTACAGAGTGGCTAGAAAACCGTCTTGGCTGCGAAAAGGCTTTGCTTACACCTTCTTGTACGCATGCACTGGAGATGACCGCTCTGCTGACAGACATCCAGGAAGGCGATGAAGTAATCATGCCTTCCTATACGTTCGTATCAACTGCAAATGCTTTTGTGCTTAGAGGTGCGAGCATTAGGTTCGTTGATATCTCTGCTGATACGATGAACATTGATCCTACGATGATCAAAAAAGCAATTACTGAGAAAACAAAGGCGATTGTCGTCGTCCATTATGCAGGAGTTGCTTGTGATATGGGAGAAATCATGGATATTGCCAACAGTCATGATATCTGGGTCATTGAAGATGCAGCCCAAGCTTTGTTGAGCACGTACAAAGGGAGGCCATTAGGTACGATCGGTCACTTCGGCACGTTCAGTTTCCATGAGACGAAAAACTATACGTGCGGAGAAGGAGGTGCATTGATCATCAATAGTGCCAATTCGATTCAACATGCTGAAATCATTCAGGAAAAAGGAACAGACCGTTCACAGTTTTTAAAAGGAATGATTGATAAGTACACATGGCAGGATGTCGGTTCCTCTTATTTATTGAGCGATCTGAATGCTGCTTATTTATATGCACAATTCGAAAACGCCGATTCGATCAATGAGGAAAGGCTCCGATATTGGGAACACTATAAAGAGGGGCTGCAACCGATGGCAGATCGGAATTTGATCTCAACGCCTCATGTACCGGAAGATTGTCAACATAACGCCCATATGTTCTATATTAAAACAGCTAAGAGTGATGATTGCGACCATCTGAGAGCGTATTTGGATGATCAAGGAATCATGGCAGTACCGCATTATGTACCATTACATCCGACAAATGCAGGGGAGACTTACAGCGAGTTTTATGGTGAAGATAAATATACGACATCGGAAAGCGAAAAAATTCTACGTTTACCCCTTTATTATGGAATGGGAGATGAGGCTGTAGCACATGTGGTCGAACGTATTCACGCTTACTATGAAATATAA
- the sleB gene encoding spore cortex-lytic enzyme, with product MFTKLLKVTLAVVFTAGAMATLPTQEASAHSKTVKMGDSQGYVWDVQHRLQQLGFYKGKVDGVFGSNTKDAVIRFQKANGIKADGVAGHGTFTKLYNQTFTVDEIQMMAQMVHGEARGESFEGKVAVAAVIMNRLDSSKFPNDVKNVLFQDLAFTAVADGQYNSTPNAEAYKAVYSAIRGWDPSKGATYYFNPKTATSDWIWSREQIVQIGKHIFAK from the coding sequence ATGTTTACAAAGCTATTGAAAGTAACACTGGCTGTTGTATTTACAGCAGGTGCGATGGCAACACTACCTACACAAGAAGCAAGTGCTCACTCTAAAACTGTAAAAATGGGTGATTCACAAGGATATGTGTGGGATGTACAGCATCGTCTGCAACAGTTAGGTTTCTATAAAGGTAAAGTTGATGGTGTGTTCGGTTCTAACACGAAAGACGCAGTGATCCGTTTCCAAAAAGCAAATGGTATCAAAGCGGATGGAGTTGCTGGACATGGAACATTTACAAAACTCTACAACCAAACATTCACTGTAGATGAAATTCAAATGATGGCACAAATGGTCCACGGTGAGGCACGCGGTGAATCATTCGAAGGGAAAGTAGCGGTAGCAGCAGTAATCATGAACCGTCTCGATTCATCCAAATTCCCGAATGATGTCAAGAATGTCTTGTTCCAAGATCTTGCTTTTACAGCAGTAGCAGATGGACAGTACAACTCAACGCCTAATGCTGAAGCATATAAAGCAGTATACAGTGCAATCAGAGGTTGGGATCCATCGAAGGGTGCAACATACTATTTCAACCCGAAAACGGCGACTTCCGATTGGATCTGGTCTCGTGAACAGATCGTCCAAATTGGAAAGCATATCTTTGCTAAATAG
- a CDS encoding GNAT family N-acetyltransferase: MASFIKETPWDKRNFGIDTYELTSSSEEALEQAEKVNGHFTLKVDPLENKESIVRHGFYYTDTMIEPVCSKEKLKSYDHGNIGISRVGDLKVIMKIAEEVFTYGRFHRDFHIPSKMANMRYANWVKDLYDKDQVFFLFYEGEMAAFYAYEDEKILLIGLKKEFMQRGLTKYMIQKACQAQFDLGGYTHLKTSISAANLPSLNLFLSLGFKLIRTFDVYHKLNGPAPEEE, translated from the coding sequence ATGGCCAGCTTTATTAAAGAAACGCCATGGGATAAAAGGAATTTCGGAATCGATACCTATGAACTGACCTCATCGTCTGAGGAGGCGCTTGAACAAGCAGAGAAAGTAAATGGACATTTCACACTTAAAGTTGATCCGCTGGAAAATAAGGAATCGATTGTAAGACATGGCTTCTATTATACAGATACGATGATTGAACCGGTATGCAGCAAGGAGAAACTGAAATCTTATGATCATGGAAATATCGGGATTTCCAGGGTGGGAGATCTAAAAGTCATTATGAAGATTGCAGAGGAAGTTTTCACATACGGAAGATTCCATCGGGATTTCCACATTCCTTCTAAGATGGCAAACATGAGATACGCGAATTGGGTAAAGGATCTCTACGATAAAGATCAGGTTTTCTTTTTATTTTATGAAGGTGAAATGGCCGCATTCTATGCTTATGAAGACGAGAAAATACTATTGATCGGTTTAAAGAAAGAATTCATGCAGCGTGGTTTGACCAAATATATGATCCAAAAGGCGTGTCAGGCACAGTTCGATCTTGGAGGTTATACTCATTTGAAGACCTCTATCTCGGCAGCGAACCTTCCATCCTTGAATTTGTTCTTATCTCTTGGTTTTAAATTGATCCGTACATTCGACGTCTATCACAAATTGAATGGACCCGCACCGGAGGAAGAATGA
- the spoIIP gene encoding stage II sporulation protein P — translation MKKNNRLLYRWKKPKNETFLKRAVFFSAIVLILFITVSLLASSFFEKRFQSSSLKGTLHIFSTEQLVTFMGTVNPYFEQGLPNSYQPPSIQSLSFELATNIKPGDIRSLLGRELPGFAIFDTEIIVAGEGTDYTTIPIESAPPLDVLLKEREVAEEKLKVEDTPNTPEPDLTTNGSKVVYLYQSHSYESFLPLLKDAKVPNDAHTSNPEANMIRVGGMLAKELEQRGIGVQQDKTNIGQKLNDRGWSTNNAYKLSREIVEAAVTGNQDITFSFDLHRDSLRKDKTTATINGENYAKLMFVIGEANPNYERNEQLARELHDLLEDKYPGLSRGVFKKNKSQGNGVYNQDLSDRAALIEVGGVDNNLDEIQRSLSAFAEVFTEFYWKDEKVNAGGQ, via the coding sequence ATGAAGAAGAACAACCGCCTTTTATATAGATGGAAAAAGCCTAAAAATGAGACGTTTTTGAAACGTGCAGTGTTTTTTTCTGCGATTGTATTAATTTTATTCATTACGGTTTCTCTACTGGCCTCCTCCTTTTTTGAAAAAAGGTTCCAATCCAGTTCATTGAAGGGAACATTACACATTTTCTCAACTGAACAATTGGTTACTTTCATGGGGACCGTTAATCCATATTTCGAACAAGGTTTGCCGAACTCATACCAGCCACCATCCATCCAGAGCCTATCCTTCGAACTGGCAACGAATATTAAACCTGGAGACATCCGATCCTTATTAGGCAGGGAACTCCCTGGGTTTGCGATTTTTGATACAGAAATCATAGTTGCCGGTGAGGGGACAGATTACACCACTATACCGATTGAATCTGCACCTCCTTTGGATGTTTTATTGAAAGAACGTGAAGTAGCAGAAGAAAAATTAAAGGTAGAAGACACACCGAATACACCTGAACCAGACCTGACCACAAATGGAAGTAAAGTCGTATATCTTTATCAATCCCATTCCTACGAATCTTTCTTACCTTTATTGAAAGATGCGAAAGTTCCGAATGACGCACACACTTCAAATCCTGAAGCGAATATGATCCGTGTTGGCGGAATGCTGGCGAAAGAGCTGGAACAGCGTGGCATCGGTGTCCAGCAGGATAAAACGAATATCGGTCAAAAATTAAATGATCGTGGATGGAGTACGAACAACGCTTATAAGCTCTCGAGAGAAATCGTAGAGGCAGCAGTTACTGGAAATCAAGACATTACATTTTCTTTCGATTTGCATCGCGATTCACTCAGGAAAGATAAAACGACTGCTACGATTAACGGGGAGAACTACGCCAAATTAATGTTCGTCATAGGGGAAGCAAATCCAAATTACGAAAGAAACGAGCAATTGGCACGTGAACTACACGATCTCCTCGAAGACAAATATCCAGGACTTAGCCGTGGTGTCTTTAAGAAAAACAAAAGTCAGGGGAACGGAGTGTACAATCAAGATCTATCTGACCGTGCTGCTTTGATTGAGGTAGGTGGAGTCGATAATAACCTGGATGAGATCCAACGTTCTTTATCTGCTTTCGCAGAAGTATTCACTGAATTTTATTGGAAAGATGAAAAAGTCAATGCAGGAGGTCAATAA
- a CDS encoding kinase-associated lipoprotein B produces MTMEIGDKVTASYKTGRYVGEVIDLKPKLDKAVVKILAVLAHPRQGDLHAPKQVDVQFFHERKALAHTEKALVPLSSIKPFENEVPEYHFSLIKSIKDQMAKLVNDDSEYAKLSFQKLENLLIEYEKNME; encoded by the coding sequence ATGACAATGGAAATCGGAGATAAAGTTACAGCATCCTACAAGACCGGTCGTTACGTAGGTGAAGTTATTGATCTAAAGCCGAAACTGGATAAAGCTGTTGTAAAAATTTTAGCGGTATTGGCGCATCCGAGACAGGGTGACTTGCATGCCCCGAAGCAAGTTGATGTCCAGTTTTTTCATGAGAGAAAGGCTCTTGCCCATACCGAAAAAGCGTTAGTACCGTTATCGAGTATCAAACCGTTTGAGAATGAAGTGCCGGAGTACCACTTTTCATTGATCAAATCGATTAAGGATCAAATGGCGAAACTAGTGAATGATGATAGTGAATATGCGAAATTATCCTTTCAAAAGCTTGAAAATCTATTAATAGAGTATGAAAAAAATATGGAATAA
- a CDS encoding prohibitin family protein produces MPEKKKNNRKIIGGVIVGIAIALIVVIGAFFIERIPNGYVGVVYSPNGGVQEETLGQGWHIVGIFDKITKYPVRMQTVEYQDIQVATSDGKNITMDFAYNYNIQPDKVVALFNKFGPVDVGEIESTYLRTRLWDAGRKAIANYSVIDTYGQKSASAGLEVQKVFSEDVGDLGFIIDDLTLGVPKPDESTQEAIDARVKASQELERKQTELKIAEAEAEKKRIEAKAISDYNNIINESMTPEVIQYMWIQKWDGKMPKATGTGNLIQIPLEDEPATTQPKNN; encoded by the coding sequence ATGCCAGAAAAAAAGAAAAATAACCGCAAAATCATCGGTGGCGTCATAGTGGGGATTGCAATTGCACTGATTGTTGTCATCGGAGCATTTTTCATTGAAAGGATTCCGAACGGTTATGTCGGTGTCGTTTACAGTCCGAACGGAGGGGTACAAGAGGAAACGTTAGGCCAAGGCTGGCATATCGTTGGGATATTTGATAAAATCACAAAATATCCAGTTCGGATGCAAACGGTCGAATATCAGGATATCCAAGTCGCGACTTCAGATGGTAAGAACATAACGATGGATTTTGCATACAACTACAACATTCAGCCAGATAAAGTGGTGGCTCTTTTCAATAAATTCGGTCCAGTCGATGTAGGTGAAATCGAATCGACTTACTTGAGAACAAGGCTATGGGATGCCGGGCGTAAAGCAATCGCCAATTATTCGGTCATTGATACCTATGGTCAAAAATCAGCATCTGCCGGTTTGGAAGTCCAAAAGGTTTTTTCTGAGGACGTCGGAGACTTAGGCTTCATCATAGATGATTTGACTCTTGGTGTCCCAAAACCGGACGAATCGACTCAAGAAGCGATTGATGCCAGGGTGAAAGCTTCACAGGAACTAGAGAGGAAGCAGACCGAATTGAAGATCGCCGAGGCAGAAGCTGAAAAGAAACGAATCGAAGCGAAAGCGATTTCTGACTATAATAACATCATCAATGAATCGATGACACCAGAAGTGATCCAATACATGTGGATCCAGAAGTGGGATGGCAAGATGCCTAAAGCGACAGGAACGGGTAACTTGATTCAAATTCCACTTGAAGATGAACCCGCAACAACACAACCAAAAAACAACTAG
- a CDS encoding rhodanese-related sulfurtransferase, whose protein sequence is MILRFLVRYILENEFIKVSVMSEEKNKYEILLFYKYVPIDDPEYFAKKHLKFCKELGVMGRVLVAKEGINGTVSGTMNQTEAYIEAFRKDPRFEDMEFKREETEGHTFQRISVKARNEIVTLKLEDDVNPNVVTGTHLSPKEWQETMENEDVIILDARNDYEYDIGHFRNAIRPDIKAFRELPEWIKENLADKKDKKILTYCTGGIRCEKFSGYLVREGFEDVNQLHGGIIKYGQDPETKGSNFDGKCFVFDDRMIVDVNRTDDKSVVGRCIHCGQEAEHFVNCPIDECDKLHIACEKCRENYQNCCSDECKQVYLTT, encoded by the coding sequence ATGATTCTTCGATTTCTGGTAAGATATATTTTGGAAAACGAATTTATAAAGGTGAGTGTCATGTCAGAAGAAAAAAACAAATATGAAATTTTACTTTTTTATAAATATGTCCCCATCGATGACCCGGAGTACTTTGCGAAGAAGCATCTGAAGTTTTGTAAGGAACTTGGTGTAATGGGGCGAGTTCTAGTTGCAAAAGAAGGGATCAATGGAACGGTTTCTGGTACGATGAATCAGACCGAAGCTTACATTGAAGCTTTCCGTAAGGATCCCCGTTTTGAGGATATGGAATTCAAGCGTGAGGAGACAGAAGGCCACACATTCCAACGAATCTCTGTAAAAGCGAGGAATGAAATCGTTACCTTAAAACTTGAAGATGATGTTAACCCGAATGTGGTGACAGGAACACATCTTTCCCCGAAAGAGTGGCAGGAAACGATGGAAAATGAAGATGTCATCATCCTAGACGCAAGGAATGATTATGAATATGACATCGGGCATTTCCGCAATGCGATCCGTCCTGATATCAAAGCGTTCCGCGAGCTTCCTGAATGGATCAAAGAAAACCTTGCGGACAAAAAAGATAAAAAGATTTTGACCTATTGCACAGGTGGCATACGTTGCGAAAAATTTTCAGGATATTTAGTACGTGAAGGGTTTGAAGATGTGAACCAGTTACACGGCGGAATCATCAAATACGGGCAAGACCCTGAAACAAAAGGAAGCAACTTTGATGGGAAGTGTTTCGTATTCGATGACCGGATGATCGTTGACGTTAACCGTACTGATGATAAAAGTGTAGTTGGGAGATGCATACATTGTGGGCAAGAAGCCGAACATTTCGTCAATTGTCCGATCGATGAATGCGATAAACTTCATATTGCCTGTGAGAAGTGTCGTGAGAATTATCAAAACTGTTGCTCAGATGAATGTAAGCAAGTTTATCTTACAACCTGA
- a CDS encoding EamA family transporter, whose amino-acid sequence MGYFYIFGTIFFTVYGQLVLKWRIGKFGSLPEGWKEKLIFLLQLLFDPLIFSGFISAFIASLFWMAAMTKFNISYAYPFMSLSFVLVFLLSVFLFQEPVTVHKVVGLSLIVIGIIVTSQSL is encoded by the coding sequence ATGGGCTATTTCTATATTTTCGGGACGATTTTTTTTACAGTATACGGCCAATTGGTCTTGAAATGGAGAATCGGAAAATTCGGGTCTTTGCCTGAAGGTTGGAAGGAAAAGCTGATATTCCTGTTGCAGCTATTATTTGACCCGCTGATCTTTTCGGGCTTTATTTCTGCGTTCATTGCGTCCCTGTTTTGGATGGCAGCGATGACAAAATTCAATATCAGTTATGCGTATCCTTTTATGAGCCTTTCGTTTGTTCTTGTATTTCTGCTTTCAGTATTTTTGTTCCAGGAACCCGTCACAGTCCATAAAGTGGTCGGTTTGTCTCTGATTGTGATCGGAATAATAGTAACTAGTCAATCCTTATGA
- a CDS encoding DUF6044 family protein, with amino-acid sequence MKYKHIWIPLVVLLVFLSPYYILGQDTHIRVHDNMDSNIVWYKLLSESNLLFSLDGTLPNVINGLPRDALPSSLDAMVWLYIMFKPFTAYVINQTIMRFVAFYGMYKLLNAHFLKGRNGTKWLSAGVALCFALLPFWPSGALSIAGLPLALHLFLTIRRLGKETPKHHWGMLLLLPFHSSFILTFIFFLGGIGLFWLWDWYRTRRFNGLFFTAIVAMISIYLVKNYLLVHSILFNEEHIPHRNEFNLGHKDLKSVYDLFIHDFLNAHTHDWTFHRTIILPTVLVALAVGFSKKFIPYNMIWAMAVNVVLSACYAIWYWEGLRALKDQFMLLNTFNFARIHFLSPLFWYLSFGIALGIIGRHVKFGKVFVGILIIYQSMILFQTGEEFKYEKIGTPTFNEFYSSSLFADIEKYIGEEQSEYRVVSVGLHPAIAQYNGFYTLDTYNVSFPLFYKHQFREVIAPELEESPVLENYFDTWGSRLYMYVSDLGKHYFFTKKSDKTLEQLDINTEALKELGGSYVFSALPIENHKKIDLVLERTFENKKSPLKIYLYRIE; translated from the coding sequence ATGAAATATAAACATATTTGGATTCCTTTAGTTGTACTGCTGGTTTTTCTGTCTCCCTATTATATTCTTGGACAAGATACGCATATCAGGGTCCATGATAATATGGATTCGAACATTGTGTGGTACAAGCTGCTTTCAGAAAGCAATTTGTTATTCTCGTTGGACGGAACACTTCCGAATGTGATCAACGGGCTGCCGAGAGACGCCTTACCTTCCAGTTTGGACGCGATGGTTTGGTTGTATATCATGTTTAAACCGTTCACAGCCTACGTCATCAATCAGACGATCATGCGGTTTGTTGCGTTTTACGGGATGTATAAATTATTGAATGCACACTTTTTAAAAGGCAGGAACGGTACAAAATGGCTTTCTGCCGGGGTAGCACTCTGTTTCGCTTTGCTGCCATTTTGGCCATCCGGTGCTCTGTCTATTGCGGGATTACCTTTAGCCCTCCATCTCTTCCTGACGATCCGTAGACTTGGAAAAGAAACGCCTAAGCATCATTGGGGCATGTTATTGCTACTCCCATTCCACTCGAGCTTCATATTGACGTTTATCTTTTTCCTTGGCGGGATCGGTTTGTTTTGGTTGTGGGACTGGTATCGTACAAGAAGATTCAATGGACTTTTTTTCACAGCAATAGTTGCTATGATTTCCATCTATTTAGTGAAAAACTATCTCTTGGTTCATTCGATCCTTTTCAATGAGGAGCATATTCCGCATCGTAATGAATTCAATCTGGGACATAAAGATCTGAAAAGTGTTTATGATCTGTTCATCCATGATTTTTTGAATGCCCACACACATGATTGGACGTTTCACAGGACAATCATACTACCTACTGTCCTAGTCGCTTTAGCAGTCGGATTTTCAAAGAAATTCATCCCATACAATATGATATGGGCGATGGCTGTGAATGTGGTGTTGTCAGCATGTTATGCAATCTGGTATTGGGAAGGACTGCGGGCGTTGAAGGATCAATTCATGTTGTTGAACACTTTTAACTTTGCAAGGATTCATTTTCTAAGTCCATTATTCTGGTACCTGAGCTTCGGGATAGCCCTGGGGATCATAGGGAGGCATGTCAAGTTTGGGAAGGTATTTGTAGGGATATTGATCATTTATCAAAGTATGATTCTTTTTCAGACAGGAGAAGAATTCAAATATGAAAAAATCGGGACACCGACTTTCAACGAATTCTATTCCTCCTCATTGTTTGCTGATATTGAGAAGTACATTGGGGAAGAGCAGTCTGAATATCGTGTGGTCAGTGTCGGACTACATCCCGCAATCGCTCAATACAACGGCTTTTACACGTTAGATACGTATAATGTCAGCTTTCCGCTTTTTTATAAACATCAATTTCGTGAAGTGATTGCTCCGGAATTGGAGGAAAGCCCTGTTTTGGAAAATTACTTTGATACATGGGGAAGCAGGTTGTATATGTATGTCAGTGATTTAGGCAAACACTACTTCTTCACGAAAAAAAGTGATAAAACCCTCGAACAGCTTGATATCAATACAGAGGCATTGAAAGAACTTGGCGGAAGTTATGTGTTCTCAGCATTACCGATTGAGAATCACAAGAAGATAGATTTGGTTTTGGAAAGGACTTTCGAAAATAAGAAGTCTCCTCTAAAAATTTATCTCTACAGAATAGAATGA